A window of the Miscanthus floridulus cultivar M001 chromosome 14, ASM1932011v1, whole genome shotgun sequence genome harbors these coding sequences:
- the LOC136503838 gene encoding uncharacterized protein, with protein MRPSRGFLSLGMRDVRASPPPVPEDARRWAINRAHAEAQKKRKDAKAAKRTKQILAHEKLDERRRQQRKDGLPLEESPSPSLSTDASDEDDEGEMGWGPLDHLPDVGETVPGALASSPVLPGGGGGGAALGSAVARLGAVADTPEERALGKRAVSPVGSVAVVEQVMAGATPPPPQRIEGASGPVGDRPAPADVEAVPLPPPPPLQTRVAVPKRLQPRSGRKRPAEVLSLAPLKALKVSPGSSTHWVVEAQAALQRGTASARADPKEPTTQGGAAEVTPIQTGEGVLPPREGEVHESDGAGVPLVAEATEVEVPRVSEAEATEARAPKTTEAAAAGVDVSATTEATMVEVGAPKTAKAMIAEAGPPEIAEADVTAARSSAQEVEMKAAEALVAPLVQGPPLLRESAQRRRSIRSPPMILPGRGRWLTPRRLAPWNSRF; from the exons atgcgcccatcgcgggggttcctctcgctg gggatgagggatgtgcgagcctctccgccgcccgttcccgaggacgcgaggcggtgggcgatcaaccgggcgcacgccgaggcacagaaaaagaggaaagacgccaaggcggcgaagcgtacGAAGCAGATTCTCGCGCACGAGAAACTAGATGAGCGTCGCCGccagcaaaggaaggatggcctcccgttggaggagtccccatcACCGTCGTTATCGACGGACGCCTCGGACgaggatgacgagggcgagatggggtggggtcccttggaccatctccctgatgtaggggagacggtgcccggggcgttggcaagcagcccggtgctcccaggaggaggaggagggggagctgCCCTGGGGTCAGCGGTTGCCCGCCTTGGGGCcgtggccgacacgcccgaggagcgggcgttgggcaaacgtgccgtcagcccggtgggctcggtggcAGTGGTGGAGCAAGTGATGGCGGGTGCaacgccaccgcccccgcagaggatcGAAGGAGCATCGGGGCCCGTCGGGGACCGGCCGGCGCCGGCGGATGTGGAGGCCGTGCCcctaccgccgccaccgcccttgCAGACGAGGGTTGCAGTGCCGAAGCGGCTGCAGCCTCGCTCGGG tcggaagcgacctgcggaggtgctttccttggcgcccctcaaggcgctcaaggtgagccctggctcctccacccattgggtggtggaggcgcaggccgCCCTACAACGTGGCacggcatcggcgagggccgacccgaaggagccaaccacccaaggaggggctgccgaggtgaCCCCGATACAGACGGGGGAGGGAGTGCTCCCGCCCCGCGAGGGCGAGGTTCATGAGTCGGACGGGGCCGGGGTGCCCttagttgccgaggccaccgaggtcgaggTCCCTAGGGTCTCTGaagctgaggcgacggaggccaggGCGCCCAAGACCACCGAGGCCGCAGCGGCGGGAGTCGATGTTtccgcgaccaccgaggccacgatggtggaggtcggagcccccaagaccgCCAAGGCCATGATTGCGGAGGCTGGACCCCCCGAGATTGCTGAGGCCGACGTGACGGCGGCGAGGTCGTCTGCCCAggaggtggagatgaaggcggcggaggccttggtggcgcccttggttcagggcccgccgttgttacgagagagcgcccagaggcggaggtctatccgatctcctccgatgatacttcccgggcgtgGGAGGTGGTTGACGCCGAGGAGACTAGCaccgtggaacagccggttctGA